Proteins encoded within one genomic window of Aspergillus nidulans FGSC A4 chromosome VII:
- a CDS encoding uncharacterized protein (transcript_id=CADANIAT00009352), which produces MGFPAFLRSGSDREVYSPGLLADIQGVAKQREALVSHEASAAAQFLSRDSLAIRLRGAMMNGLQTLPQWRNTFGKPTGALLGFMNAVYPIAKVAGLFPATWIGDRYGRKKVLYIGFALLPIGAALQGASQNTPMFIVARFLIGFATSFLAQPSPILVTELAYPTHRARATALYNTCFYLGAVLAAWSTFGTFRLQSSWSWRIPSLLQQAIPAFQSAFIFWVPESPRWLMANKKEEEARRILTKYQAGGDENSPLVEFELSEISQALEMEKASEHSPSYVELVRTGPNRHRTALAFLIAFFTQWNGCSVLSYYLTLVLNTIGITEPAQQTLINGMLQIFNWIVAVCGGALLVDRVGRRSLFLIGTSGMLLSYIAWTALNAQFAKTHDQRLGTAVLVFIFIYYFFYDVSWTPLPIAYTAEIFPYTLRGRGMTTNFVGTYLGLVSGQFLNPIAMEDMGWRYYIVFCAILFVMVVAIYLWVPETKGRTLEEIAEIFDGPRSHLTAGAADENRTRLSTKTAEVELREDIATRG; this is translated from the exons ATGGGttttcctgcttttctcCGATCCGGGTCAGACAGGGAGGTGTACTCTCCCGGATTGCTGGCG GACATCCAAGGTGTTGCCAAGCAACGCGAGGCCCTGGTATCGCACGAAgcatctgctgctgctcaattTCTTTCTCGCGATTCCCTTGCTATCCGCCTCCGCG GCGCCATGATGAACGGCCTGCAGACGTTGCCTCAATGGCGGAATACCTTCGGCAAACCCACGGGCGCTCTTCTAGGCTTTATGAATGCCGTTTACCCCATCGCCAAGGTCGCCGGATTGTTCCCCGCCACCTGGATCGGAGACCGATAcggaaggaagaaggtctTGTATATTGGGTTTGCCCTGCTTCCTATCGGGGCGGCTTTGCAAGGCGCGTCGCAAAATACCCCGATGTTCATCGTCGCCCGATTCCTGATCGGCTTTGCAACGTCGTTTCTCGCCCAGCCTTCGCCGATCCTGGTGACCGAGCTGGCATATCCGACGCACCGGGCACGGGCGACGGCTCTATACAACACCTGCTTT TACCTCGGGGCCGTCCTCGCCGCGTGGTCCACATTCGGAACATTCAGGCTCCAGTCGTCGTGGTCCTGGAGAATCCCATCCCTCCTTCAACAAGCCATCCCGGCCTTTCAATCTGCTTTCATCTTCTGGGTCCCCGAGTCTCCTCG GTGGCTCATGGCCAataagaaggaagaagaagcccggcGGATCTTGACGAAATACCAAGCTGGTGGCGATGAGAATTCACCCTTGGTGGAGTTTGAGTTGAGTGAAATCTCCCAGGCTTTAGAAATGGAAAAGGCGAGTGAGCACTCGCCCAGCTACGTCGAGCTGGTCCGCACGGGTCCTAACCGCCACCGCACCGCGCTCGCTTTTCTCATCGCGTTTTTCACCCAGTGGAATGGCTGCAGCGTCTTGTCCTATTACTTGACACTCGTTCTCAACACCATTGGCATTACGGAGCCTGCCCAACAGACCCTCATCAATGGTATGCTGCAAATATTCAACTGGATCGTGGCGGTCTGCGGCGGTGCCCTCCTGGTAGACCGCGTGGGTCGCCGTTCGCTGTTCCTTATTGGCACTTCGGGCATGCTTCTTTCCTACATTGCGTGGACTGCGTTAAACGCCCAGTTTGCAAAGACCCACGATCAACGTCTGGGAACGGCGGTCTTGGtgttcatcttcatctactATTTCTTCTACGACGTGTCCTGGACGCCTCTGCCCATCGCTTACACCGCCGAAATCTTCCCGTATACCCTGAGAGGTCGGGGAATGACGACCAACTTTGTCGGGACCTATCTCGGCCTCGTCAGCGGACAGTTCCTCAATCCCATTGCCATGGAAGACATGGGCTGGCGATATTATATCGTTTTCTGCGCTATCTTGTTCGTCATGGTGGTCGCAATTTACCTCTGGGTTCCGGAAACCAAGGGTCGCACTCTGGAAGAGATCGCAGAGATCTTCGATGGCCCTCGAAGTCATCTGACTGCAGGCGCCGCTGATGAGAACAGGACACGACTCTCGACAAAGACAGCTGAAGTGGAGCTTAGGGAGGATATAGCAACTCGAGGTTAA